A stretch of Myxococcus hansupus DNA encodes these proteins:
- a CDS encoding PaaI family thioesterase, with protein sequence MSDDFTLPEDKAGRLERCALFYTDVVPHNHALGLRLVDVGAAEATVELPYAENLIGNPETKVIAGGAVTTLIDATCGTAVFLKLGRFAPLVTLDLRIDYLRPARPGVVLTCVAECYRLTRQVAFVRALVHQGDPGHPVASAQGTFMRTEE encoded by the coding sequence ATGTCGGACGACTTCACGCTTCCCGAAGACAAGGCCGGGCGGTTGGAGCGCTGCGCCCTCTTCTACACGGACGTGGTGCCCCACAATCATGCGCTGGGGCTGCGGCTGGTGGACGTTGGCGCCGCCGAGGCCACCGTCGAGCTGCCCTACGCCGAGAACCTCATCGGCAACCCGGAGACGAAGGTCATCGCGGGCGGCGCGGTGACGACGCTCATCGACGCCACGTGTGGCACCGCGGTGTTCCTCAAGCTGGGCCGCTTCGCGCCGCTCGTCACATTGGATTTGCGCATCGACTACCTGCGCCCCGCGCGCCCTGGCGTCGTCCTCACCTGCGTGGCCGAGTGCTACCGGCTCACGCGTCAGGTCGCCTTCGTGCGCGCGCTCGTCCACCAGGGCGACCCGGGCCATCCGGTGGCCTCCGCCCAGGGAACCTTCATGCGGACGGAGGAATGA
- a CDS encoding PaaI family thioesterase gives MTAMSDTPTSPPLPELVRQVRKSREYKRLTDAIPYTRFMGIGVENLAGEMLCRMAFNPRNIGNSLLPALHGGTLGALLESAAVFELLLQTNTERVPKVISLTVDFLRSGKPQDTFAKALITRQGRRVANVRVDAWQDDRTRPIASAHALFLLSEP, from the coding sequence ATGACGGCCATGAGTGACACCCCGACCTCCCCTCCCCTCCCCGAGTTGGTGCGCCAGGTGCGCAAGTCGCGTGAGTACAAGCGGCTCACCGACGCCATCCCCTACACGCGCTTCATGGGCATCGGCGTGGAGAACCTCGCCGGCGAGATGCTCTGCCGCATGGCCTTCAACCCGAGGAACATCGGCAACAGCCTGCTGCCCGCGCTGCATGGCGGCACGCTCGGCGCGCTGCTGGAGTCCGCGGCCGTCTTCGAGCTGCTCCTCCAGACGAACACCGAGCGCGTGCCCAAAGTCATCTCGCTCACCGTGGACTTCCTGCGCTCGGGCAAGCCGCAGGACACCTTCGCCAAGGCGCTCATCACCCGCCAGGGCCGGCGCGTGGCCAATGTGCGGGTGGACGCGTGGCAGGACGACCGCACGCGGCCCATCGCCAGCGCGCACGCGCTGTTCCTGCTGTCGGAGCCGTAG
- a CDS encoding DUF4142 domain-containing protein: MKRWMMAGSLVWASAALAQQAPQSQTQNGTDDTEGMIRMGRPDAIDQGEALEPVLEGTGGSGPQGAAPDARGAALMQQGLMPIPTEEQAFLNALHQANQNEVKLGKLAQQQGTAQGVKDYGARLVKDHQQADQRLMAYAKAKNLTLSEPQPDTDFAKTLEREEQASMAMLQSLQGPAFDRAFLASMVADHDIDIAKVMAGQQQFASNSELKPVLDDMLPTLREHRQQAYRLLGQEAPRQARRPPGGR, translated from the coding sequence ATGAAGCGATGGATGATGGCGGGCTCCCTCGTGTGGGCCAGCGCGGCCCTGGCGCAGCAGGCGCCGCAATCCCAGACGCAGAATGGAACGGATGACACCGAGGGCATGATTCGCATGGGCCGGCCCGACGCCATCGACCAGGGAGAGGCCCTGGAGCCAGTGTTGGAGGGCACGGGCGGCTCCGGCCCCCAGGGCGCCGCTCCCGATGCCCGGGGCGCGGCGCTGATGCAGCAGGGCTTGATGCCCATCCCCACGGAGGAGCAGGCCTTCCTGAACGCGCTCCACCAGGCCAACCAGAATGAAGTGAAGCTGGGCAAGCTCGCGCAGCAACAGGGCACGGCCCAGGGTGTGAAGGATTATGGCGCACGGCTGGTGAAGGACCATCAACAGGCGGACCAGCGCCTGATGGCCTACGCCAAGGCGAAGAACCTCACCCTGTCCGAGCCCCAGCCCGACACCGACTTCGCGAAGACGCTGGAGCGCGAGGAGCAGGCGTCCATGGCGATGCTCCAATCCCTCCAGGGCCCCGCGTTCGACCGCGCCTTCCTGGCCTCCATGGTGGCCGACCATGACATCGACATCGCCAAGGTGATGGCCGGGCAGCAACAGTTCGCGAGCAACTCCGAATTGAAGCCCGTGCTCGATGACATGTTGCCCACCCTGCGCGAGCACCGGCAGCAGGCGTACCGGCTGCTGGGCCAGGAAGCACCGCGACAGGCCCGCAGGCCACCCGGCGGACGCTGA